The Desulfobulbaceae bacterium DNA window ATGAACCCAGTATATTTTGTCGGGGCCGGCCCCGGCGACCCGGAACTTCTGACCATTAAGGGCCGCCGCTTGTTGAATGAGGCCGACCTGATCGTCTTTGCAGGCTCCCTGGTCAACCCGGCGCTGCTCTCCGGACTTGACGCCGAGATCCACGACTCGGCAGGGCTCAACCTGGAAGAAATTGCGGCCCTGATGGCGGCAGCCCAACGCCTGGGGCGCAAGGTCGTTCGCTTGCATACCGGGGATCCGGCGATCTTTGGGGCGATCAAGGAACAGATGGCGGAACTTGACAGAAAGGGGGTGCCGTACGAGGTGGTGCCGGGGGTGAGTTCGATGGCCGCCACCGCCGCAGCCCTAAAGAGCGAACTCACTCTGCCCGAGGTCTCCCAGACCGTGATCATCACCCGTCAGGCTGGCCGGACCCCGGTGCCGGAACGAGAGAATCTGATCTCTTTGGCCAGCCATCAGGCCACAATGATGATTTTTCTGAGCGCCGGGCTAATTGACCAGGTGGTGACCGATCTGCAAGCCGGCGGCTACCCGGACGACACCCCGGTGGCGGTGGTGGAAAAGGCCAGCTGGCCGGAAGAACGGATTATCCGCGGAGATTTGACCAACATCGCCCAACAGGTGAAAGAGGCAGGAATCGTCAAGACCGCCATGATCGCCGTTGGTCAGGCCTTTGCCCAAGCAGACTTGAAGGCGGTTTCAAAACTATACGACAAGAACTTCGCCCACGGCTGTCGGGGTTGACGAAAATATGCCAGCCTAAGTAAGGCGAAAGTCGATGTTGCCAAGTAGTGGGCGCCATAAGCCACACCCTTGGCTCACCCTCTACCCACCACCCAAAACACCCATGTCTTTGATCAAAAAAATTATTGTCCGTCTCATCAAGAGCGGTGCGAGCCGTTACCTTGACGAGGCAAAACTCAGCAGGGCCACGGCCGATGTCAATCCGTTCCGCCAGTTTGACGCCTGGTTTGAACTGGCCAAGGAGGTGGATCCGGAGTTCGCCAACGCCATGGTGCTCTCCACTGTTTCCTCCTCCGGCCAGCCGTCCAACCGCCTGGTGCTGCTCAAGGGGGTCGACGAACAGGGCTTTGTCTTTTACACCAATTACGGCAGCCGCAAAGCTTACGAACTTGACAGCAACCAGCAGGCAAGTTTAGTGTTCTGGTGGAAGGAGGTCTATCGCCAGGTGAGAATCGAGGGCCAGGTGGAAAAGGTCAGCCGTGAAGAATCGGAATGCTACTTTGCGACCAGGCCGCGGGCTAGCCAGATCGGGGCCTGGGCCTCTCGGCAAAGCGCCACCCTCAGCCGTCGGGCCCAACTCCAGGAAAAAATCGATTCATACCAACGTCGATTCAAGGGACAGCAAGTGCCATGCCCACCCTTCTGGGGCGGCTACCGTCTGGTTCCCCACTCACTTGAATTCTGGCAGGGCCGTGAAAGCCGCCTGCATGATCGCCTTGTCTACCGAAGGACGGTGGACGGAGAATGGGAGATCGAACGGCTGTCACCATGAGAGATGATGCGGAGACAAACCCTTTGCCCCCCGTTCCCTTCGACTCCGCTCAGGGAACGATCTTGAATCCACATCGTTCCCTGAGCGGAGTCGAAGGGAACGAAATCGAAGCCGACTTCTCCACCTAACAGCACCTAAGCATAATGCCTTACATATATATCCTTGAATGCGCTGACGGCAGCTACTATACCGGAAGCACGACTAATTTGGAACGACGCCTGTGGGAGCATCAAAACGGACAAGGGGCTAATTATACCAGAAACAGGCTTCCGGTAAGATTGGCATACTGTGATGAGTGTGATCGTCTTGACGATGTGTTCTTCAGAGAGAAGCAAATTCAGGGGTGGAACCGCAAAAAGAAACAGGCGCTAATCACGGGGGATACCAACCAACTGCATCGATTAGCAGCGTACCGAAATGAAACGCATTGCAGGAATGTCAAGATCAGCAGCAGAGTTATTGACCTGCCGGAACGAAAGATCCTTCCTGGCGGCGCTTCTGTTCCCTTCGACTCCGCTCAGAGAACGGAAAATCGCGCTTGCTATCCAAACGTTCATACTCGTTCCCTGAGCGGAGTCGAAGAGACCAGCACCGAGCCCTTGTTAACCCAGCGAACAAAACCGTTAGCGCCACTAGCCATCATCGCCCTGACAATCGGTGGCAAAAAACTGGCGGCCCAAATCGGCGCCAAACTTCAGGCCGTTGTCCTTGACCCTCAGGGCCAAGGCTTGGCCGCAACCATGGCCGATGCCTGGCCACGCTATGGCGGACTAATTCTGATCATGGCAGCCGGGATTGCCGTGCGAACCATCGCCCCACTGCTGGCCAGTAAACGGAGCGACCCCGGCGTGGTGGTGCTGGATGAGGCTGGACGCTTTGCCGTGAGCCTCCTCTCCGGTCATTTAGGCGGCGGCAACCACCTGGCTCACCTTGCAGCTGCCGCAACCGGCGGCCAGGCAGTAATTACCACGGCCTCGGACACCTTAGGCCTTACCGCCATCGACCTCTGGGCTCGACATAACAATTTAGTTATTGCCCAAGGCAGCCTGACCGCAGCCAGCGCCGCACTGGTCAATAACGGCACAATTACCGTTTTTACCGACCTGCCGGGAACACTCCCTGCTGACTTTGCCCCCGGAGCAAAAATTGAAGAAGCCGAGTTGATCATCAGCAACCGTCTTCCCCCGAAGAACCGTGCCTTGGCCATTCTCTGTCCCAAAAATCTCGTCATAGGGGTTGGCTGCAACAGGGGCACGGTCATGGCGGAAATCGAAGAGGCGGCGATGGCCACCTGCAGTCAGCACCGATTCTGCTTTCAAGCCGTTTCGCAGATGGCATCCATTGATATCAAACACGACGAGCCGGGGCTGCTCCAGTTTGCTTCAGTTCACGGACTTAGACAACACTGGTACAACGCGGAACAACTCAACTCGGTCCCAGGCATCACTCCATCAAGCGCGGTGCTGAAGGCGACCGGGGCTTTAGCCGTAGCCGAGCCGGCAGCCATGCTGGCCGCCTGCACCAATACTCTACTGATCAGGAAAACAAAATGGAACAATGTAACCATCGCCCTGGCCGAGACGCAAGTAATGCTGTCGGTCGACTCTCAATCGTCGGCACCGGACCCGGCGGCCTCGAACACCTGACCGAAGCCGCCAAGACGGCTATTGCCCGTTCCTCTACCATCATCGGCTACAGCACCTACCTCGATCTCATCCCTGAACTGCTGGTGGGCAAGGTGGTGCTCTCCTCGGCCATGATGCAGGAGGTGGACCGTTGCCGCAAGGCGCTTGAGATGGCAGAGGCCGGCCACGACATCGCCCTGGTCTGCGGCGGAGATCCCGGCATCTATGCCATGGCCGGTCTGGTCTTCGAGTTGGCCGCCGAGAAGGATAGTTCTGCCACCATCGAAGTTATTCCCGGTCTCGCCGCCTTGAACAGCTGCGCGGCCCGTCTCGGCGCCCCGCTGATGCACGATTTTGCCGCCATCAGCCTCTCCGACCTCCTTACCCCATGGCCGCTGATTGAAAAACGCCTCTCCGCCGCGGCGTCCGCCGACTTCGTGATCGTCATCTACAATCCCAAATCAAAGAAACGGACCGAACACATTGTCCGGGCCAGAGAACTGATCCTGGAGCATCGGGACGCATCAACGCCAGCCGGCATCGTCACCGCCGCCACCAGAGGACAGGAAACCATCACCCTCACCACCCTGGGGAAGCTGCTTGATGCAAAAATTACCATGCAGTCCACGGTCATCGTCGGCAACTCCAAGACCTTCTGCTGGCGCAACTTTATGATCACCCCCAGGGGGTACGCCGATAAATACACCTTGAGCTGACCTGCCATGACCACCGAATCCTCCTTCCGTCGCTCTCTCTTTGACCGCAACCAATTCACCCTCACCTTCGAGTTGGTGCCAAGCCGAGGTGGTCACAGCAAGGGCCAAAGCCGTTTACTGAACCTCGCCCGCCAAGCGGCAGCCGACGGCCGTATGCAGGCGGTCAGCATCACCGAGAACGCCGGTGGTCATCCCGCCCTGTCTCCCGAAGTCCTGGGTCAGGAGATCCAGGCAATGGGTCTGGAGGTCATCAACCATTTCTCCTGCAAGGACAAGAACCGCAACCAGATGGAGAGCCTGCTGTTCAGTTGGGATCGGCAGGGCCTCCACAACCTGCTGGTGCTTTCCGGCGATTACCCCCAAGAGGGCTATCAGGGCAGGCCGAAACCGGTGTTCGACCTCGACAGCGTTCAAGTCTTGGATCTGATTTCGCAGATGAATCGAGGCCGGATCGAAGCCTCCCATCCGGAGGCCGCCCTTGAGTTCACCCCCACTTCCTTCCTGAAGGGGGTGGCGGTTTCCCCCTTCAAACTTCTGCCGTCCGAACTCTTCCTCCAATACGCCAAGCTGCACCGCAAGATCAAGGCTGGCGCCGACTACATCATCACCCAGCTGGGCTACGACGCCAGAAAATTCCATGAGGTTCTGCTCTACCTCAAACTCAACAATTTCAACCTGCCGGTACTAGGCAACGTCTTTATCCCCAACCTTACCGTAGCTAAACTTATGCATCACGGAGAGATCCCCGGTTGCGTAGTCAGCGACACCCTCTATGCCCAAATCATGGAAGAAGCCGCCTCACCGGACCGAGGTCGTCAGGCCAGACTGATCAGGGCAGCAAAACTTTTAGCCATCCTCAAAGGATTAGGGTATGCAGGCGCCCATATCGGCGGACCGGGACTCACCTTTACCGATCTGGACTTCGTGATCAGTCAAGCCCATGACCTCACTCCTGACTGGCGTGACTTGGTCCCAGAACTCACCTACTGGCCAGACAATGGCGCCTATTTTTATGCCCAAGACCCTGAAAACGGCCTCAACATGGCGCAGGCCATCAAGGATCCTGCCGTCAATCCTGGACTGTCTATTCCGTACGCCCTGTCCCATGCAGTACACTCCCTCTTTTTTGAACCAGACGGGGCAGGATTTACCTTGGCCCGGAAACTCTGCCTGGGGCTCGGCGAGGCAGGATACGACACCCTGCTGATGAGGATTGAGTATCTCATTAAACTCCTGCTCTTCGGATGCCAGAACTGCGGGGATTGCCGACTGGCCGATCTCGCCTACCTCTGTCCTCAGTCCGGCTGCGCCAAATACATGTTGAACGGTCCCTGCGGCGGCAGCCAAAATGGTTGGTGCGAAGTCTATCCTAATCGTAAGCGGTGTTTCTACGTCCGGATATACCGACGTCTCGCCAGATACGGCCTCATTGACATCATGAAAGAGGCCCCGACGCGCCCCCGAGACTGGTCACTCCACAATACATCTTCATGGCTTAATTTCTTCAATAATTTTGAGCAAAAACCGTAACCGTTCACCGGGCCCCCGGAAAATGGTTACAACCCGGTGAAATCCGCACGTTCAACGCTTCTGGTAAACGATTACTTAGATTCACAGCATTATTGTTCGTCATTCCGGCACGGTTTTAGCCGGAATCCAGTCTGTTCGAGCTCTCTGGACCCCGGCTAAAACCGTGCCGGGGTGACGAAAAAGACTGCTGGCGTTATTTGATTGGTAATGTGACAAAGTAGAATTAAGTCACTTTGAAATTAAAGGACTGTAGCCTGGTGGTCAATTGAGATTGAAAATGAAAAAAAATCTAGTCCATATTTTCTTAGTCTCATTAGTTTCGACCCTCTTTTAAGCAATTCGGCTATTAAACGAGATAACCAACATCCCAGAATAATAAGATTTTTCTAATTACCCCCCAGCAGCCTACATACTATTCAACCTGAATCGTAAGAAAAAATTATTTCCCATCTTCCTAAAAAAAGGTAGTATACTTACTTTTTCCCGGATCGATTTTTAATTCATTCGCTCTTTCCATGTGACGGGCAACACGCCCGATAATGTCGAGCCTGTTGCACCACTCACGCCGGGCTCAGAAGGATCATATTATGCCTTGCAACACCCAATCACTCAGGCCCAAGGAAGAATGCGGAGTCTGCGGAATTTTTGGACACCCTGACGCAGCAAAACTCACGTACTTCGGCCTTTACGCCCTTCAACATCGCGGACAAGAGAGTGCCGGCATTGTCTCTTCCGATGGTGTCAAAGTCCATGAATACAAAGCAATGGGCTTGGTCCCGGAGGTTTTCTCCGAGACAATCCTAGGCCGCCTGCACGGCAACATGGCCTTAGGGCATGTCCGTTACTCAACTACCGGCGGTTCCAGCGTCATTAACGCCCAGCCATTTACAGCCTCCCACCAAGGTGGCACCATCGCCATTGCCCATAACGGTAATCTAGTCAACACCAAAGAACTTCGCGATGAGCTGGAGGCCGCTGGCGCTATCTTCCAGTCCTCTACCGACAGCGAGGTTGTGGTTCATCTTCTTGCCCACAACTCGGCTCTCGGACTTGAACAGTCAATCCAAAAAACTTTCACCCGGGTGAGTGGCGCATACTCTATCCTGTTGATGACCAAAACTCAGCTCATCGCTATCCGCGACCCTTACGGCTTCCGCCCCTTATGTCTCGGACAACTGAACAGCGGAGGCTATGTCGTTGCTTCCGAAACTTGTGCTCTGGACCTGATCGAGGCAAAATACATTAGAGACATCGAGCCGGGAGAAATCCTGATCATTGATAAGAATGGGCTCCGTACCATTTCAACCCCTCCCTTGCACAAACCGCGATTCTGCATCTTCGAACAGGTCTATTTTGCCCGCCCAGACAGCGATATCTTCGGACTGAATGTCTATTCCTCCCGCAAAAAAATGGGGGCAATCCTTGCTCGTGAAGCCAAAATCGATGCCGATTTTGTCATGCCCTTTCCCGACTCGGGCAACTACGCGGCTCTAGGCTACTCGCAAGCATCAGGACTACCACTTGAGATGGGAATGATACGCAACCATTATATTGGTCGTACCTTCATTCAACCAACCCAGTCCATGCGCGACTTTTCGGTACGGGTCAAGTTGAACCCGGTTCGTTCCTTTCTAGAGGGCAAACGGGTAATCATCATGGAAGACTCCATTATCCGCGGCACCACCGGTCGCAGCCGGGTACAGTCCCTGCGTAACGCCGGGGCCAAGGAAGTCCATATGCTGATTAGCTGCCCCCCTACCAGATATCCCTGCTTTTATGGCATTGACTTCCCCACCGGAGGTCAGTTAATCGCAGCCAATAACACAGTCGAAGAGATCCGCAAATCCCTTGATCTTGATTCACTTCAATACTTAAGTATTGAAGGCCTAGTCGAAGCCACTGGCATGCCAAAGGATACCTTCTGTCTTGCCTGCTTCAACAACGACTATCCGGTCCCACCTGATCAGAACTTCCACAAGCTGGCCTTTGGCAGCTGATCACCCATAGACCCATGTCAATCACCCTTGCCAAAGAGGTCCTGCAGATCGAAGCCAATGGCATTCTTGCCATGGTTGACCGACTGGACCATAATTTCGAACATGCGGTTGCCATGATCATGGACTGCCCCAGCCGGGTGATCATCACCGGAATCGGCAAGTCCGGAATTATCGGTCAAAAGATCGCCGCCACCTTGAACAGCACCGGGACTTCATCCTTCTTCCTACACCCGGTTGAAGCCATGCACGGCGATTTAGGGCTGGTCTCACCCGATGATGTTATCCTTGCCATCTCCAACAGTGGTGAAACCCCAGAACTGACCATGCTGCTGCCCAGTTTCAAAAAAAGAGGCAATCGACTCATCGCGATGACCGGCAACCGCGAGTCAACACTGGCCAAGACCTCTGACGCCGTGCTCAATGTCGGTGTAGAACGTGAGGCCTGCCCCATGGGCCTTGCGCCCACCGCCAGTACCACTGCCACCTTGGCCATGGGAGACGCGCTGGCAGTTGTCCTCCTCAACCGCAAACAGTTCAAGGAGAGTGACTTCC harbors:
- the cobM gene encoding precorrin-4 C(11)-methyltransferase — translated: MNPVYFVGAGPGDPELLTIKGRRLLNEADLIVFAGSLVNPALLSGLDAEIHDSAGLNLEEIAALMAAAQRLGRKVVRLHTGDPAIFGAIKEQMAELDRKGVPYEVVPGVSSMAATAAALKSELTLPEVSQTVIITRQAGRTPVPERENLISLASHQATMMIFLSAGLIDQVVTDLQAGGYPDDTPVAVVEKASWPEERIIRGDLTNIAQQVKEAGIVKTAMIAVGQAFAQADLKAVSKLYDKNFAHGCRG
- the pdxH gene encoding pyridoxamine 5'-phosphate oxidase encodes the protein MSLIKKIIVRLIKSGASRYLDEAKLSRATADVNPFRQFDAWFELAKEVDPEFANAMVLSTVSSSGQPSNRLVLLKGVDEQGFVFYTNYGSRKAYELDSNQQASLVFWWKEVYRQVRIEGQVEKVSREESECYFATRPRASQIGAWASRQSATLSRRAQLQEKIDSYQRRFKGQQVPCPPFWGGYRLVPHSLEFWQGRESRLHDRLVYRRTVDGEWEIERLSP
- the cobJ gene encoding precorrin-3B C(17)-methyltransferase — encoded protein: MEQCNHRPGRDASNAVGRLSIVGTGPGGLEHLTEAAKTAIARSSTIIGYSTYLDLIPELLVGKVVLSSAMMQEVDRCRKALEMAEAGHDIALVCGGDPGIYAMAGLVFELAAEKDSSATIEVIPGLAALNSCAARLGAPLMHDFAAISLSDLLTPWPLIEKRLSAAASADFVIVIYNPKSKKRTEHIVRARELILEHRDASTPAGIVTAATRGQETITLTTLGKLLDAKITMQSTVIVGNSKTFCWRNFMITPRGYADKYTLS
- a CDS encoding methylenetetrahydrofolate reductase, yielding MTTESSFRRSLFDRNQFTLTFELVPSRGGHSKGQSRLLNLARQAAADGRMQAVSITENAGGHPALSPEVLGQEIQAMGLEVINHFSCKDKNRNQMESLLFSWDRQGLHNLLVLSGDYPQEGYQGRPKPVFDLDSVQVLDLISQMNRGRIEASHPEAALEFTPTSFLKGVAVSPFKLLPSELFLQYAKLHRKIKAGADYIITQLGYDARKFHEVLLYLKLNNFNLPVLGNVFIPNLTVAKLMHHGEIPGCVVSDTLYAQIMEEAASPDRGRQARLIRAAKLLAILKGLGYAGAHIGGPGLTFTDLDFVISQAHDLTPDWRDLVPELTYWPDNGAYFYAQDPENGLNMAQAIKDPAVNPGLSIPYALSHAVHSLFFEPDGAGFTLARKLCLGLGEAGYDTLLMRIEYLIKLLLFGCQNCGDCRLADLAYLCPQSGCAKYMLNGPCGGSQNGWCEVYPNRKRCFYVRIYRRLARYGLIDIMKEAPTRPRDWSLHNTSSWLNFFNNFEQKP
- a CDS encoding amidophosphoribosyltransferase; protein product: MPCNTQSLRPKEECGVCGIFGHPDAAKLTYFGLYALQHRGQESAGIVSSDGVKVHEYKAMGLVPEVFSETILGRLHGNMALGHVRYSTTGGSSVINAQPFTASHQGGTIAIAHNGNLVNTKELRDELEAAGAIFQSSTDSEVVVHLLAHNSALGLEQSIQKTFTRVSGAYSILLMTKTQLIAIRDPYGFRPLCLGQLNSGGYVVASETCALDLIEAKYIRDIEPGEILIIDKNGLRTISTPPLHKPRFCIFEQVYFARPDSDIFGLNVYSSRKKMGAILAREAKIDADFVMPFPDSGNYAALGYSQASGLPLEMGMIRNHYIGRTFIQPTQSMRDFSVRVKLNPVRSFLEGKRVIIMEDSIIRGTTGRSRVQSLRNAGAKEVHMLISCPPTRYPCFYGIDFPTGGQLIAANNTVEEIRKSLDLDSLQYLSIEGLVEATGMPKDTFCLACFNNDYPVPPDQNFHKLAFGS
- a CDS encoding KpsF/GutQ family sugar-phosphate isomerase codes for the protein MSITLAKEVLQIEANGILAMVDRLDHNFEHAVAMIMDCPSRVIITGIGKSGIIGQKIAATLNSTGTSSFFLHPVEAMHGDLGLVSPDDVILAISNSGETPELTMLLPSFKKRGNRLIAMTGNRESTLAKTSDAVLNVGVEREACPMGLAPTASTTATLAMGDALAVVLLNRKQFKESDFLRNHPGGSLGERLKIRVEEVMLTGTRIPTISPDTLFSEALVELNEKNIGAVLVVSHEKYILGILTDGDIRRLVVKSAAIFARPTGELMTPNPKTIQADLLAADALSIMQRHEVTILPVVDHDQRLIGILHLHDLLGKGEFRVLI